One genomic window of Nicotiana sylvestris chromosome 10, ASM39365v2, whole genome shotgun sequence includes the following:
- the LOC138879721 gene encoding uncharacterized protein: MSQMFNAVNNAMEMFKAFMANQNERRDEILPQSNRQNNSESSRVNEFLKLSPPVFHGSIVDKDPMLWLEGIKKALRAMKAFDDEAVELVAYQLRDVASAWFEMWEKERDEDDGPPTWKEFEEAFMDNFIPEDDREAKATEFEQLKQGNKSVQEYYMEFIRLAKHAPHMVKIEKAKIRRFVGDLAYHIKDTTSAAVVGMTSFSSVVGFAKHLEKDRQQRREEK, encoded by the coding sequence ATGAGTCAAATGTTTAATGCAGTCAACAATGCTATGGAGATGTTTAAAGCCTTCATGGCCAACCAGAACGAGAGAAGAGATGAGATTCTACCTCAatcaaatagacaaaacaattctgagtcctcaagagtgaatgaatttttgaagttgagtcCTCCAGTGTTCCATGGTTCTATAGTTGATAAAGATCCAATGTTGTGGCTGGAGGGTATCAAGAAAGCCCTCCGAGCGATGAAGGCATTTGATGATGAAGCTGTGGAGCTGGTTGCTTACCAGCTTAGAGATGTGGCTAGcgcttggtttgagatgtgggaaaaggaaagagatgaagatgatggtcCACCCACTTGGAAAGAATTTGAAGAGGCTTTCATGGATAACTTTATCCCGGAAGATGATAGGGAAGCTAAGGCTACAGAGTTCGAACAActcaagcaagggaataaaagtgTGCAAGAGTACTACATGGAATTCATAAGGTTAGCTAAGCATGCTCCTCACATGGTTAAGATAGAAAAAGCAAAGATTCGCAGGTTTGTTGGCGATTTGGCTTACCACATTAAGGATACAACATCAGCTGCAGTGGTAGGAATGACATCTTTCTCCTCTGTTGTGGGATTCGCCAAGCACTTAGAAAAAGACAGACAacaaaggagagaagaaaaatag